GACATCCATTTTCAGATGGGTGCATCTCCTGTGGATGTTGTTGTTGGAGGAACTGAGTCTTGGCAGGATGCTCGTACTGAGTCATCTTAGCGTTGTgactaaaaaaagtaaaaaataaaacagtcaataataataattattgcaattaaATGTGATATTAGTTAAGCATAGACCtcattcataaatggcagccaacaaattactcttttgtttatgtgctaatcagaccaactaTTGAAGCATTGTTCTAGATGaatatttcttttgtattttgcctGTGTTAACGAGGCTAGTAAATCTTATtagcaaaaagacaaaagaacaTTCTTCGGGCCGCCACTTATGTATCGGTCTAAAGCTGACTAAACAAGGAAATGAAACACCTGGTTTTTCACTTACTTGACATAGTAAACTCCAAAATTAGGAGATTCGATTTTCTCCCAGCCATGCGGCAAACCTAAAAAATAGAATACAATTCAGTTCTTTCAAATTATATTTAGGCTTCAATTCCAAGATATACAATTGTACAGTGCTTGTTCATTTCCAAGGAaaatttttagctttttttgtcattaaatcattttaaatttcaatacCATAAATAAGGGCTATTTCTCTGAACCATCATTTTAATAACCCCTTCAGTTTATCAGTGTTGCACACACTATAtttaaattgacaaaaatgcTTAAATAGTCTTATTCACGCAAAGCATGAATTGTTTCAGTTGTTAGACATTTAAGCTGACCACTTTGCCGGCTAAGCCCATAATTTGCTAACTCATGCACAGAACCACAATAATTTTGCTAACCTGAAAGAAGAGAAGACTTGTGAACAATCTTTTGTAACTTACAAAAGCAGTCAATTAGACTGAAAAAAACACACTTGTAGCCAACTTTACAGTCGCTTAGTGTAATATttctatataattatttttatgaaagttcaaataattattaaattttatggACATTTACTAAATTacattataaataaaataattattgtgctgtAATTTATTGATTAACAGTACAATTCTGTACTTTCTTATTTGGACTGTCTTCAGTCAATGGAGCAAAAGCTTTTATAAACCAATGATACTGATTTAACCACTGCATAGTGATTTGCTTAGAACTCCATTAGGTAACTGTTTTAGCCATCTAAGTTTAACCTGAACTCTACTTTGCTCTACAACAAATACAATGATTACTCACCTGCTTTTTCAAGGGGATGGCACCAGTCTGTGGTTTCAGAGTTATGACTAAAAATAATAACCATGTAATAAATATACAGTATCTCCATAAATATAAAGAAAGATAATTATTTGTTTCACTGAAAGTAATTTGATCATctataaataattgtttttggtATTTGTAGTGCTTACTCTATGTAGTACTTCCTCCCATCTGGTGTCCATGCAACTTCAAATCCAGGTGGAAGAGAAAGATCCAAGCGATTAAGTTGGCTCCCATTAAATGCtataaatgacaacaaaaaagaCTTTAATAAAGGGAATAGGCTTGACTCAAAAGAGCTGTGAAAGGAACCTTTGGCATTGGATTCAACTGTTATGCATCACATATTAAATTTTTGACTGCAGCTTAATGAGCCCTCTCCAAGAAACTACCACATTTTTAGGCTGTCGATTCTCATTGCACAGCTGTGATAATGTCTAGGACTTATTGATACAATCAATGAGATGCATGCCATTTCAACAAGGTCATCACCAAGTGGCTTTTTACCCTTCTGGTTAACTCCACCATCACTTCTGACATGAAATACagcaataattgttattattaagatatataatatatataattactAAGATCATTAGGTGTCGACCCAATAACTCTATTCttcaaagaagcaaaaagaGTAACCCCAAAACCAacttaaaaaggaaacaaaatgctAACCTTATCGTATAAATGGGAAGTTTACATGGATTGTAGCTCTAACTGGACCCTTTAATACTCATGCTTATAAAAATTGAGCATCCATCTTTTTTCGTGGATTTCTAGGCACAGCTTAGAGTGGCAAGGTACATTTGATATATAGTAAAACACTTGAAAGTCAGACTTTTAAGTACAAAGCATAAAGCCATAATTTGGCTTAAAATGATGCAATAATCAGGGTCAAATATAAAAGAACATACCGAGATTCTTCTTAACAGCTGGAAAAAAACTCTCACCAAGGACTGAAGGTTGTTGCATGGAAAAAGATGATGCATTTCGATTTGTGAGAGACTGAGTTTGTGCAGTATAAACAGATGGGTTTTGTCCTAAAGCAGGCATTTTTGGAGGGTCTTTACTGTTAAACATGTCACTCCTCGTCTCACCaagtaaattatttgtagatGTTCCCCAATCTGCATGAAAACCATAACCAAATGATGATGCATCTGAGATGTAGGTGTCACCATACGATAGACTGTAACTCAGTGAGTCTGGTGCATTTGCTGATAAAGGACTAGAACCATTTGCATTATACAAGCCTTTGCTGTTGTAAAAGCCTGACACATTGCTTGAAACATTCTGGGCATAGCTGTAACCATTATGATTAAAGATCAGTGACTCACTCATAGCTTTTTTAGGAATATTAGGTGGCTTTGCCCCTGCATAAGCCAGTCTGCTGTCTAGAGAAAAGCGATCACCCACATGTCCATATGAAGGAGGATGCCGGTAGGTCTCCTCAAGGCTATAAAATGCACTGTAATTGCCACCACCTTGCCCATAAAATCTTCCACTGTCTATGCTATCCTCTGGCTCTCTATAAGGAGGCGGATGCCTATATTTCTGCAATGGAATCGAAATATTTTGCTCCATTTGTTCCGGATAAGGTGGAGGATGGCGATAACCCATTTTCTGAACTTCAGAAGTCTGGTTTAAATTGCATGCCTGGCATGAAGATTCTGAATTATTTAACCGAAATTTGTGCAAGAGTTCAGAAACATTATTCATTCTGCTACTTTCAGAACTTTGTGAAATTTGATCACTTGTATCTGACATGTCAACATGCACATGGCTGTTTGGAGTTTGATCCTGTGGAACCATCAAAATTCCCGCATTTTCTGTGGAGCAGTCTGGAGAATATAATTCGGAACATTCCACATCTGAAACAGCATTGATGCAAGGAGTAGAAGTACATCTCTTTAAACGTtctttcaaaaaaaagaaagaaagaaaaaaacatatgACATCAATCAATGCAAAGAGGGTTCACATGACTTTCTAGTAAGAAAACGTATGTCTCACATATATATAATGATCATTGATGACACTGATAGccataatgataatgacaaaaataactTTTATTAGTACAAAAGAAATCCAATTATCCATTAAAAACAAACATATATTATTTTACAAAGAAATCTTCATTCCGTAACAAAGGTTGACAACTTGCTGGTATCAAGGTTAGGGCATCTCATCACATGatcataaaacaaaaaatttataCATCGTATAACAAAAATGTTAACATTATAATTGCGTTTCACCCCACCCAACTTCTCGTTCACGCCCAATTACACTAATAAATGAggcaataacaaaaacaatgttGGCATCAAGTATTCTCGCCCCGCGTGTTCATGAAGATTAAGCGACTGAATTGATACCACGATGTATGTAAAACTGTAAAAGTTATCATATTAAtatacattttttctttcttgttgatAAATCAATTCAATCTGTACCCCGCCACGTcaacaggaaaacaaagctATTCCAGCAATTTCATGACCGTATAACTTGCGTGTAATTATTTGACAGACATTTAGCATAGAAATCGTCTTAACGAAGACAAACTGTCATGAATGTTTGTGCCAAAGCACAATagcaaaaattaatatcaatGTCTGACATGCTGTCATAGATCCCTGACAACGGgatttcattaatatttttcCTGAAACAACAATTTCGAGTATGTAATACACTTCAGTTGGATGTTATAATATTATTGCCGTTTGTCAAAATTACGAAAAATAAAGATTGAAGTAGCCTGAAATATAGATGCATTGTCGCAAAATCTTCCCAAGTTCACACTATTTTTCATCATCAACGGCACAGAAAGCCAGTCGATCGAGTGCAAATGAAAAATACCTGCTTAAAACAATTTCCGGTTGAAAGATTTGGAGAACTAGGCTTCACCTACCTTCGAGAATTTGGGTGGTATTTTCACGCTTTCTATATTTTCCTTGAAGACGTTGCTTCAGTCCCTTCCCTTTCTTTTTCAAGAAGTACTTTGATACAAAAGGCATCCTCATCCTTTGTGTTCAATGACTACAAGACGACAGCTGACATAATTTAGCTCAAATTGAGGAGAAAGTTCAGTTCCACCGACAGAATACCTATCCGATGTCCGGAATTGTAAACATGAAATGAATTTCGTAGACGTATCGTATGCGTATAAAGAAATCTGGTGACGAGATAACTTCGGCATTCGTGATTTCCGAACAATATCGAGGATTATCGAGGATGTATTGACTTGATAGTTTACTGCGAGGTGTTGCCATGGTTACCCAAACCTTGATGGCCGTCGAACAAGGTTGATTGCAAATTTCTTGCCAGTAATTCATATTCCTGTTAAACATTGAAATATATCATGGAAAGTGTGGCTGAAGCCATGAGCAATGACTTAGAGGGTGACTTTCAAAATGCGAAAGCTTTCTTGCTCAAAACAAGTTTGCATTCAAATCTTAATATGTGAGTTCTCGTCTGTGTTTTGTCCTTATAATTAATGCCACAACCTGGTGTCACAGATCTGTTCTATTGCACCAAGCATCTGCTAATTTTTCCGTTCTCTTTCTTAGTTATGACCATCTTTCAAGTGTTATAAAAAAGGTTTTGGATGAAAAACCTCATAATGTAACAGGCAAGTATCAGGTAGTGTTAGTTTTGGagttttaattaattataaAGACACTTCAgtatcattgtttttattttattttattttattttattttattttatgcagAACTGATCGGAGACCTCGTCAGAGATGAAAAAAGGGCGAAGTTCTGTCCAAATTTTGACACAATACAGGTAAATAGCAAAATTGCATGTTAATTGTTATCAATTACATATGCATTAAGTTACTTTTCTAAGGCTCACGATCAAATCTTAAATAACAATGAAGTGTTttacaatgtcatattaattgTGGAAACTTATCACTCTTCTTTGTCAAAACCTTTGACCAATTTGCATCACATGGTCATCTTTTTGCTCTCTCATGTGAACGATGAATCTTTAATATTCTATCAGAATAAAGAAGATGAATCTACAGAAGTGGCTCTTGCAAGATCTCAGCTCACTCTTTTTGAGGTAAGGTGATCCATTTAGTTTCATATGAATAAACCAATACTTTTAGCTTTTCTTGACATCAACTTCTATTGGGAGCAGGTTGAGTAATGtaacccgggggggggggggggaaggggaCTCAtacatgaaacagacggggatgctcgtcatctcacttaggggtgtaaattttggattttggtctcgcttagggtgttccgggcaaagcgccaatattttaagcagCCAAGGTCTTGTTTAGAGTTCcacaaagaaacacagaattacgcgaagagaaacagaagttaaattttcttttttcttcctttttttcttttttaagcggtctcttttaggggtcaaaatttgcttcagGCACACCCAgaatggtctcctttaggggttacaaaaagcttgagccatgcccagatggtctcctttaggcgtttaattcaaaatttccgacaagcatccctgtctgttttatatgggagtccccccccaGGAGTTGTAACTGACACTTTAATAGTTGAAATGTCTTTATATGAGGTATGACAGTGCTATGCATAAGAGAAGTGATCCTGGCACGTACATGGACTATTTATTAAGCAACTGTCTCTGaaagaaacctgaaaaagtcaggtggcttcaaacccatgacctagCTATGTGATGCCTGGCATGCAATGCTGGTGCAGAGTTACAGTACACTGAAAGGACAAGGTGACTGTACatacattcatttcattcacAAAGTAGGACACTATTTAGCCATTAAAATATAGTTGTTCAGGAGAGTTGGAATATTTAGAATTAATTGATCGCACGGAGTTAAACAAGCTACAATTAGCTATTGCAATAAAGTTTAATGTCACTTCAAGGTAGAAGTTTGTGGTAGAACATGaagtgttttgtgattatttcaAGTTGGTTCAAGTTGGTGACTTACAAAATGCATGAGCATGTTCTTCCTATTGAGTGGTAGCTGTGGTTTTGATGTAAAGAATACAAGATTTAGTGATGTTAGGCCCACATGTCCTCAGAACCTCAAGATTTGACAATTTCATGCTGTCATCtggcagataaaaaaaaatgtggatAATGTGTCTGTACATGCTCAGCTAGGATATTTTTCCCTATTCAACCATTCTTTGATTTGTGGCAttgctattgttattgttgtccTCATTTCATAAACTATGCAGTATTACTTTTAATCTTGCATGATCCTGGTTTAGTAGGCTAATGATATAATCATGCACTCCCATGTGTTAATAGTCTCCTACGTACAGCTATACAGTATTATATCTTGTGGTGGGGCATATGAACTTTATATCTGAACTTATTGATTTATTGAATCCTAGAAATGAATATTTATGTATTAGTATAGAACGAAAGAAAATGGATGCATAATCAAGATAGCAACTAGGTTGAAATATGATTTTAACCTAAATTCCACTAAGCCAACAACGATGTTCATCATCATTGTTTATATCATTGCAACATTATATTAATAGTGTCATTTAGCTACTGCAACAGGTAAaaattagtttctaaagaaactgtggtgctgtgtcggtgggggagatcaaaacaaaagtttggttttatcaaacgagttgataaatgttgaattaccaccgtgaaagatttagaaagctgacgtttcgagcgttagccctttggtAAAAAGTTTTCCCCCCTTCCCCTTTTTGACCTACTTGACTTGTGGAATACATGCACCCAGGATGATGATttggtttaatttgatttgtggGCACATCTCAGGGGAAAGTGAAATCTGATAATTTGGTTTCAAAAATTAATGAGTTTATCTCAAGGCCAAATTAGCACTATAAGAAAATtatgaagctgatgttttggGCATTGTTATTTTGTCCGAGCCATTTAAggatgaagggctaacacttgaaaaatTAGCTTTGTAATCTTCTATATCCttatcaacaataattattattactcagGTGATGAACAATAGTCTATTCCTTGATCCAAAAttgttaaattttgaaattgagATTCTCGATCTTCAGGTATGCAAGGAGTTCAATGCAAAGTGAGTGTAAATTCTATTAATAATTTTGTTCACCCTGCTTAGAGACGTCCAGGTGAGAGTTTGATTGAAACTGTGATGCTTGATCCAGAAAGAGATGAGGACCTAGAAGAAGCACCACTGCCAGATCTTATGGAACTGGCAAACTACTTTGAGCAAGCTGGTGTTGGTATTGGCAGAGAAGAAACTTTCAGAATATTCTTGGCACTAAAGATTCTCATTGACTCTCAACCAATCCGCACTTGTAGGTTTTGGGGTAAGAGCCAACTCTAGTGAAAATTCAGGAGTTTCTAGGTCTAGCGCAGTTCAATAATATTTTAGGATTGGCAGATGTGTATTAATTAACCAATGATTCTATTGTGGACTTATGGCATCACAGTTTGTACACAtcttaataatgataatgttgGTATAATCACAAATCTGTAATATATGAGTCTAAGTGGATGTATATAATATAAAGTGGAGATCAAGGACAGTTTCTAAACAGGACTACCACAATTCAAACCTACACGTAAGTCACAATCAGTTCCaattaaataatattttgtAATGTCCCAGAGGAAAACTGCAGCACAGGGGTAGATcttcttttaaattttgaatatttttttgtttacttttattttttctggtCTGTTTAACAATAcaaattagtttgttttttttttaacctttttcaGATGTAATTAATTCATTTGAAAAAGGTTACACTTGAAGGTCCTGTTTCACAACCCTTCAGTATTGGAAATTTTGAATGTTTTTGAGGTGTTGAATGAAGCTTAGAACATTTCAATTTcctgaaagagaaaaacaaatttggCTGAATTGTGGTGCTGTTACATAATCACAAACTAAGGTGACATGATGTGTGTGCCCTTCCCTGATGTATGTCTTTTCAATAACTTTTCTGTTGAAGTGTTTATCTATAGGTGTTCCTCAATCAGAAACAAAGTAATTTTAAGCCGTATTATTCCTCTCTGATCTTTGTaggaaaaatatttggaatcCATGCAAATTATTTCATTGCTGAAGTTGAATTTTTCGAAGGGGAAGACCCAGAGGAGCTATCAGATGACAACAAACAACAAGAACAGCAGCAAGATCAGGTtagaaaaacttattttcaaGGCCCATATCAATcattttgttattcattttGAATGTAGCAAAATTACAAGTGACCACCACCATTTGAGTGATCTGCTGCTCAACATCATGTCAAATTATTTTGCCTGTGacgttttttttgtctttgttgcGATCGACAAAATACAAACGCCCTTTATCTCTTGGATGGGAATTTGCTGTGCTATATATTGTGCCGAGATGTCATCCTGGTGAAACGGTGATATATCATTCTTACTTAACATGTTTCataatatttttgttcttgGATACAGTCTTATAGTTAAGTCCATATAAATTTGCATGGTACTGTCAGTGATAGTATAAACGTTTGGCTGGGGCCGTTCTCCAGGATGGGTATTGCAATGTTCTGCCTACAGCCTCATCCCAAAGAGATGCTTTCTTTTAATTTGGCCCTTCTACTTCATTCCTGAAGGGTGAATTTTCGTTATTAAAGTCAAACGCCATATTTGATTGtcttgtataataataataataataataataataataataataataataatacaaagcTAGAAATAGCATTGCCAATCAGACTGCTTGACAGCATTGCCAGATTAATGAGGACATACAACAATGATTACCGTATTGTATTTTAGGATGAATCAAAGGTGGACTTGGCCAAAGAAGGttggtcttcttttttttcatcttcttcttcttcttcttcttcttcttcttcttcttcttcttcttcttcttctactgTTATTTTGCTTTCATCACAGTCGGCCAACGCGTCGGCCGAGACTTCATCTTTATTAGCTAAACTTTATTgagttggtcattgactttttcaaacttggtggctcctcaaagagccgtttgtttgttgttctaaaacagagacctctagtaatagaaacttggtgtcaaaatacgtgtcggtagtgtgttggCCAACGCATCGGTAGTGTGTTGGTGATGTGTCGACCGACGCGTTGGCCGACGCGTcagtgggatcggattcttaacttttaccctTTTATGTAATGCTGTTAAACCAATTGGTACTCTTTGGAGACTGCGTGGTAAATAAATGCCCCTttacataaaaaaatattaattttgcagGTGAGTTTCAGGCAGAAGAAGATGACCTTCCTGAACCAGACTTCAAACCACCAGTGGAAATTCCTCAGGAGGAAAACAGAACTGGTTGTAACAAGAAAACATACTTTGCATGCAATGAACGTAAGTCAAGTTTCTGAGTAAGTAAGTTCATAATTTGTTTCGAAGGTATTATGTACcaaaatagttattattgtcaGAGAGTGCATGCTTGTTAGGCTTGAGGTCATTACAGATATTGTGATTTCTTTCTTATATAGCTGGACACACATGGATCAGATTACCACCTGTTACACCTGCACAGATTGTGATATCAAGGCAAATCCAAAAGTTTTTCACTGGAAATCTTGAAGCTCCTGTAAGTTTTCAAGACtttgttcaagttttctgtTCTAGATAGTTTAATAACTATAGTGGGTTTCCCATGCACGAAAATGGTATTATGACCACCACCCGAAGGCAtttagagtgtgttcgctcatgtgaccagaaacCATAATTATTTgtataatgaaacaaaaggagggatttgcataaaaatacagttttatccccaaaagaatatttcactcctccacaACATGGCcactgtttgtttgtttactcctccaacatggcggctgtGACGCCATGTGAACACACTCCATACTTAAGCTGTTGTGTAATCTATTGACTGTACAACAGTGCACTGAAAGGGTCTGAAGTATGATCTGCTCAATGTCCACCATTAACATTGCTACTATCAACCCAATACAGAGTCTGCAAGAAAATTAAGAATCCAAGGGTGCAGAGGAGAAAGCACAACCTTATGTTACTTCATAGTAATTAaactttataataatattattcatcaCAATTGAAGCTAGCTGTAACCTTTTTCAGATGTATTTATATTGTTACATCTGAAAAAGGTTACACTTTGAAGTCTTCTATTATGAAAAATGGATAGACCATGGACCCTGTTTCATGTTACCCTCCAGTATTGAAAACCCATTAACTGTTCACAATGCATAAGGGGGCTGGGGGTCAGGGGTGTTAATTATTCCCAGTGTTGCACTGTGATCTTTTGTCATCAAGTTTGTTACCTTTTTATGGTGGATGTTTGACCCCAGGCCCTATCAACTCATTTCATGCCAAATTTTTGTGAGCCATAGCTATTACGTGTCAATCATGCTGGATGCAGCAGCAATGGAGTTGGATTTTAATTGTGACCAATGGaagctttccttgttttcacTTAACAGGTTGTAAGCTATCCACCTTTTGCTGGAAATGAAGCCAATTATTTGCGAGCTCAGATTGCCAGAATATCAGCCACCACTCACATTAGTCCCTTGGGATATTATGTgtttgaagaagaagaggaggaggacGATGAAGGGGGaggtaaaatatttttcttgttgTGTGATAATTGCTTGGATTCAAGGCAAAGTTCTCAAGGTTATCGCCTCAATCATgcttttcaagtctttttcatgaatATGGTAACGAAGTGTTGAAACATGAAACAACTAAAATAagtatttctttgtttcaagaaaaaaaatagtcatTATTCATCATTTTGTTCCTCAATTCCACCAccattaataaattattaaaatccTCACTCTCTCTTGTGGGTCCATACAAGTTTAAGCCCTTCGTCATGTGCTCTTATGAAAagctaatgcttgaaacatcagTGTCATAATTTCTCTACAGTCAATGTGGTGATAATTACTACTCTTATCAACTTAATTCTTTCATTATCATTAAGGATACCATATTTTTGTGTTTCATCATAATATCTTTTATTGGACACTAAATCCATCATCTTGTGTTTTTCAGGACTATTATTAAAAGACTACTTCCCACTTTCAATAAGCAAGAAGATGAAGGTTGTTGTATTAAAGttattacctttttttcttttgtcaggACGAGACTCTTTTGTGGTGAATCAAGAGTTTGAGGGACTCACGATAAATGACATGACTGATCTGTCCTGCTCAAACTGGGTGCATCATGTGCAATACATCTTACCTCAGGTACAACTGTTAATTTATACCATTACTTATTGTTACAAGAGCTACGTAATTAATGCCATCCAGGGCTTTCAGCTAGCTAAAACAACTCTGTGACAATCTATCAGTGTCTGATTTCCTGGGTCAGGCCTGCATTTAGATTTACCATCTTGTCTGGATGGACAAGACTAGCAATACTTTAAGTTGCTTCATGCCACAAACCTGGGATGAAGTCAGCCTTATGGGCTTTGTAGCTTGTGtgtaacattaaatttttatagCAAATGTGGAGCTGTGGTCAGTTGCTGTTGCTAGGTAACCATGTTATACTGAAACCCCTCATATTACAGTACATGGTATGTGTCTAATAAATTAAATAACTGGATGAAGTTGTGATCAAGTTGAACCTGCACCAGAGAGGAACCAGGCTGTAAAAGCTTCAAACACATATTGCTAGATTAGTTTAATGGGCAATAATAATTGATTTCATCAGTACATTCATTTGTTTGACCAACAGGGTCGATGCACATGGTTCAACCCATCAcagaaaagagaagaagaagagcttgaggaagaagaggatgaagaggaaaaagaagaacCCGATGAGCCAGAACCGGAGCAGGGTCCACCACTTCTCACACCACTCTCTGAAGATGCTGgtacaataattatcataataacCAAGTTACCTATTAGAGTGTTATGCAAATTTTGGGCACTGTGTATGTTTAAACAACCTTCAGTTGATGAAAGGGTGTATACAATGGCTACTATATGTAATTCTGTTTTCCAGTTCTTTGTTATTTCCCCtccccaaaaaaataatttaacaacTATATACCATTCAATCAGAATTTGGATCATAGGTTTGCTTTGCTTAAAGcacttttaataattttattatttattgtttccAGTTCAGTGGCAGCTCCATTAATGGAACCTCTTTGGCCTTGTCAAAGTCAAGAATTTAAGCCTTGAATAGTAAAATTTCTGATAAGTTCAGTGAGGTGCTTTCTGACAGGGAGGCCCCGCATATAACTTTTCCCATTGTACTTACAGGACTGGTGTAGTTAACTAAATAGATTGGCAGCATTTATGCCTGCCCTTGTCAGTGTCATTG
This genomic window from Acropora muricata isolate sample 2 chromosome 2, ASM3666990v1, whole genome shotgun sequence contains:
- the LOC136909309 gene encoding uncharacterized protein — its product is MRMPFVSKYFLKKKGKGLKQRLQGKYRKRENTTQILEERLKRCTSTPCINAVSDVECSELYSPDCSTENAGILMVPQDQTPNSHVHVDMSDTSDQISQSSESSRMNNVSELLHKFRLNNSESSCQACNLNQTSEVQKMGYRHPPPYPEQMEQNISIPLQKYRHPPPYREPEDSIDSGRFYGQGGGNYSAFYSLEETYRHPPSYGHVGDRFSLDSRLAYAGAKPPNIPKKAMSESLIFNHNGYSYAQNVSSNVSGFYNSKGLYNANGSSPLSANAPDSLSYSLSYGDTYISDASSFGYGFHADWGTSTNNLLGETRSDMFNSKDPPKMPALGQNPSVYTAQTQSLTNRNASSFSMQQPSVLGESFFPAVKKNLAFNGSQLNRLDLSLPPGFEVAWTPDGRKYYIDHNSETTDWCHPLEKAGLPHGWEKIESPNFGVYYVNHNAKMTQYEHPAKTQFLQQQHPQEMHPSENGCQDSQAIPAQNPLVPASPYISEEIPEWLQVYAKASPEYDCFLKWDLFRYAELDCWQTMLKRLYKKEAEQVVMRHEEYRQALQRELELKQKQQEEEEALADLDELDKELAKY
- the LOC136909310 gene encoding radial spoke head protein 4 homolog A-like, which gives rise to MESVAEAMSNDLEGDFQNAKAFLLKTSLHSNLNIYDHLSSVIKKVLDEKPHNVTELIGDLVRDEKRAKFCPNFDTIQNKEDESTEVALARSQLTLFERRPGESLIETVMLDPERDEDLEEAPLPDLMELANYFEQAGVGIGREETFRIFLALKILIDSQPIRTCRFWGKIFGIHANYFIAEVEFFEGEDPEELSDDNKQQEQQQDQDESKVDLAKEGEFQAEEDDLPEPDFKPPVEIPQEENRTGCNKKTYFACNEPGHTWIRLPPVTPAQIVISRQIQKFFTGNLEAPVVSYPPFAGNEANYLRAQIARISATTHISPLGYYVFEEEEEEDDEGGGRDSFVVNQEFEGLTINDMTDLSCSNWVHHVQYILPQGRCTWFNPSQKREEEELEEEEDEEEKEEPDEPEPEQGPPLLTPLSEDAEVDSMPPWTAQKSSTLVPQYALAVMHSNLWPGAHAFAVERKFENIYVGWGQRYSAENYSPPPPPPPQEEFPSGPEITEAEDPSVEEEKALKAAQQEALEAAEMEEDEEEDDEDD